A window from Vanessa atalanta chromosome 18, ilVanAtal1.2, whole genome shotgun sequence encodes these proteins:
- the LOC125071185 gene encoding phosphatidylinositol N-acetylglucosaminyltransferase subunit H-like isoform X2, with protein sequence MAYINNIGTPDYTKTSCILENSLNIKSVLVIPTVGVQSSVKYVFGREDYFVPWACIDDVIINEVIKLNRVLYFLTLIVKTGSTGQDTEPIKLIPLFKYTKPRLLMLETIYSELQELLTASSKLE encoded by the exons ATggcttacataaataatattggtaCTCCCGACTACACCAAAACATCCTGTATTCTGGAGAACAGTttgaatataa aaAGTGTTCTAGTTATTCCAACAGTTGGTGTTCAAAGTTCTGTAAAGTATGTCTTTGGTAGAGAAGATTATTTTGTGCCATGGGCATGTATTGATGACGTTATTATAAACGAAGTTATAAAACTG aATCGTGTTTTATATTTCCTTACACTTATTGTCAAAACTGGAAGTACAGGACAAGACACGGAGCCAATAAAACTAATACCGTTGTTCaag tacacaAAACCACGGCTTCTTATGTTGGAGACCATTTATTCAGAACTGCAAGAGCTATTGACAGCATCCAGTAAATTAGAATAG
- the LOC125071185 gene encoding phosphatidylinositol N-acetylglucosaminyltransferase subunit H-like isoform X1 has product MSNTSKIINHENVNGVNLSLQVDSRSNTPNSQRFTISYKNKEKKSKWPLKSLILAIIFNVIALFYVRISVQAMLIIIIVLSFLVFFWITHSVQSESVLVIPTVGVQSSVKYVFGREDYFVPWACIDDVIINEVIKLNRVLYFLTLIVKTGSTGQDTEPIKLIPLFKYTKPRLLMLETIYSELQELLTASSKLE; this is encoded by the exons atgtcaaatacttctaaaattataaatcatgaAAATGTAAACGGTGTAAATTTATCCTTACAAGTGGATAGTCGTTCTAATACACCAAACTCCCAACGATTTACAATATCTTACAagaataaggaaaaaaaatctaaatggcccttaaaatcattaattttagccatcatatttaatgttatagcTTTGTTTTATGTACGTATAAGTGTACAGgcgatgttaattataataattgtactatCATTCTTGGTGTTCTTCTGGATAACACATAGTGTTCAATCAG aaAGTGTTCTAGTTATTCCAACAGTTGGTGTTCAAAGTTCTGTAAAGTATGTCTTTGGTAGAGAAGATTATTTTGTGCCATGGGCATGTATTGATGACGTTATTATAAACGAAGTTATAAAACTG aATCGTGTTTTATATTTCCTTACACTTATTGTCAAAACTGGAAGTACAGGACAAGACACGGAGCCAATAAAACTAATACCGTTGTTCaag tacacaAAACCACGGCTTCTTATGTTGGAGACCATTTATTCAGAACTGCAAGAGCTATTGACAGCATCCAGTAAATTAGAATAG
- the LOC125071176 gene encoding cilia- and flagella-associated protein 36 yields the protein MENLENNAWVFDSLVGFLHGPVWNIPLQSFIEEKSLPFEPTDDGEVLDRPEYKKIHSEYRNLVDVMLGSFMDDIGISADQFEAACRLSAHDLAGLPAYFHKRLFEQIWAANDYEMFVKMMTHKNVELQLQALELIEKRFGTMPNLFSTEPEDLQSSHIDVRSDWPDNDDVMTEIKKLQLEDTEIKNEILSVPPEEMVAEKQTLLSKLHQIEKKEKNVEKKAEKVTFKEEPVMPKKVEVSEEEIRARQEYLKQQRDKLLAMKKQVREKRLDVAKNEGDSESNVGEGSKTFARPRSARVAQAALAGATPSPPPDAMQLRRALASKLKNEVVDIKH from the exons atggaGAACCTGGAGAATAATGCTTGGGTTTTTGATTCCTTGGTCGGCTTTCTACACGGGCCAGTGTGGAATATACCATTACAATCATTTATAGAGGAAAAATCTTTGC ctttCGAACCTACTGATGATGGCGAAGTACTAGACAGACCGGAATACAAAAAGATTCACAGTGAATATCGGAATCTG GTGGATGTTATGCTGGGTTCCTTCATGGACGATATTGGCATATCCGCCGATCAGTTCGAAGCAGCTTGCCGTCTATCAGCACACGATCTAGCTGGACTACCCGCTTATTTTCACAAGCGTCTCTTTGAGCAAATATGGGCAGCAAATGACTATGAGATGTTTGTCAAAATGATGACCCACAAAAATGTTGAACTACAGTTAcaa gctTTAGAACTAATAGAAAAACGATTTGGGACTATGCCCAATTTGTTTTCTACGGAACCAGAAGATTTACAATCTTCACACATCGATGTACGTTCCGATTGGCCGGACAATGATGACGTCATGACAGAAATCAAAAA attgcaACTGGAAGacactgaaataaaaaacgaaatattatcGGTACCGCCTGAAGAAATGGTAGCCGAGAAACAAACTTTGTTAAGCAAATTACaccaaattgaaaaaaaagaaaaaaatgttgagaAAAAGGCTgaaaaagtaacttttaaagAAGAACCTGTAATGCCGAAAAAAGTGGAG gTAAGTGAAGAAGAAATTCGAGCACGACAAGAATATTTAAAGCAGCAGCGAGATAAACTTCTTGCAATGAAAAAACAAGTACGCGAAAAGAGACTCGACGTCGCGAAGAATGAAGGCGACTCAGAAAGTAACG ttggCGAAGGCTCCAAAACCTTTGCTAGGCCACGGTCCGCTCGCGTCGCACAAGCGGCACTCGCAGGCGCCACACCTTCGCCACCGCCAGACGCAATGCAACTAAGAAGAGCTCTTGCCTCTAAATTGAAAAATGAAGTTGTCGACATTaagcattaa